The Kiloniellales bacterium DNA window ACCAGCGTCGTCAGCTTTTCGACCCGCTTCGAAAGGGTGTCGATGTCCTTCTTGGTCGGGACGTTGAGGCTGTGGAGCGCCCGGGCGACCCGATCCTCGAAGACCTGCTCCAGCTTGTCCCAGGTCGAACTCGCCCTTTCGTTCATCTCGACGACCTTGTCGTCGGCCACCTTCTTGGCCCGCTTTTGGAACTTCTCGCCTTCCTTGACAAGGGCATCGAAGACCTTACCGCCTTCCGCTTGGGCCTTCACGAAGGCCCCCAGGCCGGCGAGCCAGATGTTGCTGGCCGAATCGCGGATCGTCGCCGACAGCTCGCTGTCGCTGGACTCTCCTGCAAGCTTTTTCAGTTTCTGCGCCATGATGTCGGTCCCTCCTTTACCTGGCAGCAATTACGTTCGCTGATTGAGGATATAAGTGTCGATTCTAGAGCATGCAGTCTAATCTTCTAGGCAACGGACTCTAATCCGAGCGGACTTCAAGGGCCCGCGACAAGGCGATGAATCGCATGGGGAGACAGGAACAATGATCTATCTGGTCACCGGCGCCAGCGGCTTTATCGGCAGGCGGTTGGTCCGCAAGCTGCTGTCCCGCAGTGGCTCGACCGCCTACTTCTTGATGCGCGATGCATCGCCGGCCCGCTGCGAGGCGCTGCGCGCCTTTTGGGAGGTCGACAAAACCCGCGCCATCCCCGTCGTGGGCGACCTGAACAAGCCCGGCTTGGGCCTCTCCGATTCGGATCGGGAGATGCTGGCGGGCAGGGTCGACCACGTCTTCCACCTGGCCGCGGTCTACGACCTCAATGCCGACCCCGAAATCGAGGTGGCGACCAACGTCGCCGGTACGCGGAACGCGGTCGAACTCGCCCAGGCGATCGGGGCCGGACACTTCCACCACATGAGCTCGATCGCCGCGGCCGGCCTCTACCCGGGCGTCTTTCGTGAGGACATGTTCGAGGAAGCCACCAAGCTGGAGCATCCCTATTTCGCCAGCAAGCACGAGGCCGAGAAGGTCGTGCGCAGCGCCTGCAAGATCCCCTGGCGCATCTACAGGCCGGGCATCGTGGTCGGCGACTCGCGCAGCGGCGAGATGGACAAGATCGACGGGCCCTACTACTTCTTCAAGCCCATCCAGAAGATCCGTGGTCTCCTGCCGCCCTGGATGCCGACGATCGGGATCGAAGGCGGTCGCATCAACCTGGTTCCCGTCGATTTCGTCGTCGACGCGCTGGATCACATCGCCCATCTGGAGGGCCAGGACGGCCGCTGCTTCCACCTGACAGATCCGCACCCCAGGCGCTTCGGCGACGTGCTGAGCATCTTCGCCCGCGCCGCCCACGCGCCGGCGATGACCCTGCGGATCAACGCCGCCCTCTTCGAGATGGTCCCCAAGGGCCTGGCCAAGGGCCTGTCGTCGCTGAGCCCGGTGCGCCGGATTCAGAGGGCGGTCATGAAGGACCTGGGCCTGCCCGAGGGGATCTTCACCTTCGTCAACTACCCGACCCGCTTCGACTGCCGGGATGCCGAGGCTCTTCTGGAGCCCGCCGGGATCTCCGTGCCGCCACTGGAAGACTACGCCTGGCGCCTCTGGGACTACTGGGAGCGGCACCTCGATCCCGACCTCTTCGTCGAGCGGTCTCTGCGCGGCCGCGTGGCCGGTCGCGTCGTCTTGGTGACCGGAGGGTCCTCGGGCGTCGGCAAGGCGACGGCCCTGCGGATCGCCGAGGCGGGGGCGACCACGATCATCATCGCCCGGGATCCCCAGAAGCTGGAAGCGACCCAGCAGGAAGCCGCCGCCCGCGGGCTGGAGCTGATAACCTATGCGGCCGACCTGACCGACGCCGAGCAGTGCGCGGCGCTGGCCCAGACCCTGGTCGAGGCGCACGGCGGCGTGGACATCCTGGTCAACAACGCCGGCCGCTCGATCCGGCGCAGCATCGAAAACTCCTATGATCGCATGCACGACTTCGAGCGCATGATGGCGATCAACTACTTCGGCGCGGTGCGGCTCACCATGGCGCTGCTGCCGGCCATGGCCAAGAAGAGGCGCGGCCAAGTGATCAACATCTCCTCCATCGGGGTCCTGACCAATGCGCCTCGTTTCTCGGCCTATGTCGCGTCCAAGTCGGCGCTGGAGGCCTGGACGCGCTGCGCCGCCTCCGAATTCGTCGACCGCGGCATCGAGTTCACCACGATCAACCTGCCCCTGGTCCGGACGCCGATGACCGCACCGACCGAGATCTACAAGCACTTTCCCACCCTGACGCCCGAGGAGGCCGCGGGCTTCGTGGTCGAGGCCATCACCCGGAAGCCGGTCAGGATCGCGACGCGGCTCGGAATCTTCGGTCAGGTCCTGCATGCCTTGGCGCCGCATATCGCGCAGATCGTCAACAACACCGCCTTTCGTATGTTCCCCGATTCTGCGGCGGCCAGGGGCAGCAAGGGCGAAAAGGAGGCACCGACCGCCGACCAGGTCGCCTTGACCCAGCTGCTGCGCGGGGTCCACTTCTAGAAGGCCGACGTCGGGGCGGCCGTCTCCTCGAGGAGGATCTCCAGGACCTTCGGCGAGAAGAGCATCGACAGGTGACCCAGCGACGGCAAGGCGATCTCGCGTGCGCCCGCGAGACGGCTGCTGTCCTGGGGCATGACGTAGTTGTCGCGGACACTCCAGACGCTCAAGGCCGGGACCGGCAGGGGTTCCGTTTCGGCCAGCTTGCGGAGCCAGGCGCTCTCGGGCTCCATCTGGCGGGCGTTGCGGCCGAGGCCGATTCTTGCGAGTTCGGTGCCGTGGTGCGGCGTGCCCAGGGTGATCAGCTTGGCCACCCGGCCGTCGCCGTGACGCCGCAGATAGGCGCGGGCGACGAGGCCGCCCATGCTGTGTCCGACGAGTGCGACCTGATCCGCGCCGGTCTCGGCGAGGAGCGAGCGGACGCGCGCCGCCAGGCCCTCGGCCAGCACCTCGATGTCGCCTAAGGGCGGTTCGAGGTCGATCGTGGCGACGCTCCGGCCCTGTGCCCGCAGGCCGCGCCTGAGCCACCACCAGACCCCGCGATTGCAGAAATAGCCGGGGATCAGCAGGAGCGGCGGCTGGGCCTGTCCCCGGGACCCCCGGCTCTCCGGCCCCATCCACCATCGCTCGAAGGGCTGGATGACGACGAAGAGGACGAGGGTCGCCAGCCACTCCAGGGCCACGGCCTGACAGGCCCGCCGCAAGGTCGCCCGCTGGTCGGGGGCCGCACTGTATGCATGCCGCAAGGCGAAGCCATAGCTGACCGCCACGACCGCGGACACGACCAGGAGCAGCACGCCTGCGCCCATCGCCGCCGCGGCGCCGAGGCCCAGGCCGGAGGGCGTCCCCGGCAGGGCGCCGCCCAACGCCAGGATCGCGACCAAGGCCAGCGCCAAACGCAGCCATCTCGCAAGCATCGGACCTCCTCGGCCGGCCGGTCGAGCGCCGGAAGTTTGCGCTAGCTCAAGGTTGAGTTGTACGGTCTCTGATAGAAAAATCCCAATACTGCCTGGCGACGAGGCCTCTCGCCTCCGATCGGGCAGGTGGAGAGGTGACCGGCGGCCGTTAACCAGGAGGGGCTCGAAGTCGGCGCGAAAGGCATCGGAACCTGTGGCAAGCAGCCGGATTTTTGGCGGCGTCTGGAATCCCGATCTTGGTGGGATCACGGGCTCGGCTTCGGTCGGGCTCCAAGAATAAGCGAGGGAACGCGCGAGGTTCAGCTTCGACGCGTCCTTTGGGGAGAGCCAAGTAATGGAAAAGATCTGGCTGGCGAGCTATCCGTCCGGCGTTCCCAAGACGATAGACCTGAACGACTACCGGTCTCTCGGCGACCTCTTCGAGCGCAGCACGGCGGCCTACGCCGACAAGATCGCCTACGTCAACATGGACAAGGCGATGACCTACGGGGAACTGGAGCGGCTGTCCCGGGCCTTTGCCGCCTATCTCCAGGGCGAGCTGAATCTGGCGCCCGGCGCGCGCGTGGCCCTGATGATGCCCAACTCCCTGCAGTATCCGGTCGCCCTCTTTGCGGCCTTGCGGGCCGGCTACACCGTTGTCAGCTGCAACCCCCTCTACACTGCGCGGGAACTGGAGCATCAGCTGAAGGACTCCGGGGCCGAGGCGATCGTGATCATGGAGAACTTCGCCTCGGTGCTTCAGGAGGCCGTCGCCTCGACCCGGGTGAAGCACGTCATCGTCACCCGGCTCGGTGACATGCTCGGCTTCCCGAAGAGCAGCCTGGTGAACTTCGTCGTCAAGTTCGTGAAGAAGATGGTTCCGCCCTGGCACATCGCGGGGGCGCTCCGCTTTCCCGAGGTCCTGGCCAAGGGCCTGACTCTCGAGTTGAAGCCCGTGGAGACGGGGCACGACGACGTGGCCTTCCTGCAATACACCGGCGGAACGACCGGCGTGCCCAAGGGGGCGATGCTGACCCACCGCAACATGCTGGCCAACGTGCAGCAGTCCCTCGCCTGGGTGAAGCCCTTCGCGAAGCCGGGCGAGGAGATCATCATCACCGCGCTGCCGCTCTACCATATCTTCGCGCTCACCGCGAACTGCCTGACCTTCCTTGCCCTCGGTGCGAAGAACGTCCTGATCACCAACCCGCGCGACATTCCGACCTTCGTGAAGGAACTTGCCAAGCACCGCTTCAGCGCCATCACCGGCGTGAACACGCTGTTCAATGCGCTGCTCAACCATCCGGACTTCGCCAGGCTCGATTTCTCGCAGCTGCGCCTGGCACTGAGCGGTGGCATGGCCCTGCACGAGACGGTTGCCGAGAAGTGGAAGGAGGTCACCGGCCACCCTCTGATCGAAGCTTACGGGCTGACGGAGGCCTCGCCGGCGGTCACGATCAACCCCATGGACCACACCGAACGGCGGGGCTCGATCGGCCTGCCGGTGCCTTCGACCGAGGTCTCGATCCGCGACGACGACGGGAAGGAGGTCGCGGTCGGTGCCCCCGGCGAGCTCTGCGTCCGGGGGCCGCAGGTGATGAAGGGCTACTGGAACCGGCCGGAGGAGACCGCCCGGGTGATGACGGCGGACGGCTTCCTGCTGACCGGGGACGTCGCCGAGATCGACGAGGCGGGCTTCATCCGCGTCGTCGACCGCAAGAAGGACATGATCCTGGTCTCCGGCTTCAACGTCTATCCCAACGAGATCGAGGAGATCGTGAGCAAGCATCCGGGCGTGCTCGAGGTCGGGGCGGTCGGTACGCCGGACGCCAAGACCGGCGAGGCGATCAAGGTCGCGGTGGTGCGGAAGGACCCGAACCTGACGGCCGAGGAGGTCATTGCCTTCTGTCGTCGCAGCCTGACCGGCTACAAGGTACCGCGGCGCATCGAGTTCCGAGACGAACTGCCGAAGACCAACATCGGCAAGGTGCTGCGCCGCGCGCTGCGCGAGGAGGCGCATTAGCGTCCGCCCGCGCGAGCTGGCCGGGGTCTGCGGCCCGGGCCGGCTTCCCGTTGGGCCTTGATTTGTCCGGCCCGGGCCCTACAACCGAGGGGCGTGCGACCGGCGGCGGTGGTCGCGCCGGCGAAGCTCCGATAGCGAAGGTGACATGAGAGACGGCGCCGTTCCCCACGACTACGATTTCATCGTCATCGGCTCGGGCTTCGGCGGCAGCGTCTCCGCCTTGCGTCTGGTCGAGAAGGGCTATCGGGTCGCGGTCGTCGAGATGGGCCGGCGCTGGACCCCCGAGACGCTGCCCGAGAGCAACTGGTCCCTTGCCCGCTGGATCTGGCGGCCGGGTCTGGGCCTGCGCGGCTTCTTCAGTCTGCGGTTGTTCCGCCACGTCATGGTCCTGCACGGCAACGCGGTCGGGGGCGGTTCGATCACCTACGCCGGCACCCTGATGGTGCCGCCGGACTCGGTGTGGGACGAAGGCACTTGGGCCGGTCTTGCCGATTGGAAGACAGTCTTGCCGGCGCACTTCGATACCGCGAAACGCATGCTCGGCGTCACCACCAACCGGATCTTCGGACGGTCCGACGAGCGGTTGAAGGCCATGGCCGAGGCTGAGGGGGTCGCGGACACCTTCTTTCCGACCGAGGTCGGCGTCTTCTTCGGCGAGGCCGGCGATCCGCCGGGCACCCGCTATCCCGATCCCTTCTTCGGCGGCCAGGGCCCGGCGCGCCGCTCCTGCACCGGCTGCGGCGGCTGCATGATGGGCTGCCGGCGGGGCGCCAAGAACACGCTCGACCAGAACTACCTCTTTCTGGCCGAGGCCAAGGGCGCCGAGCTTCGGGCCGAGACCAAGGTCGTGGACGTCCGGCCGATCGGAGCCTCGCCCGACGGCGGCACCGGCTACGAGGTCTTCACGCGGCCCTCGACCCGGCTCCTCGGCAGCGGGACGGGACGGCTGACCTGCCGCGGCGTGGTCTTCGCCGCCTCGTCGCTGGGGACCCAGGACCTGCTGTTCCGCCTCAAGCAGGGCGGTTCGCTGCCGCGGATTTCGACCGCTTTGGGCCGGCATCTGCGGACCAATGCGGAGTCGCTGATCGGCGTGCGCTATCCCGGGGCCAGCGACGACTACTCCGAAGGGATCGCCATCGGTTCGGGCATTCAGCTCGATCGGCATACCCAGATCCAGGTGGTCCGCTATCCGCGCGGCTCGGACGCCCTTGGCGTCCTGCTCACGGTCATGGCGCCGGGGACCGGCGGCTGGTTCCGGGTCTTCTCCTGGCTCTGGACTTTGCTAAGGCTGCTCGCGACCCGGCCGGTCTCGACCCTGCGGACGCTGCTGCCCTTCCGCTTTGCCCGCGAGACCATGATCTTCCTCTGCATGCAGAACCTGGAAGGCGAGCTGACCATGCGCCTCAAGCGGCCCTGGTACTGGCCCTTCCGCAGGACCCTGGTGACCGAAGGTGACGCCATTCCGACCTTCATTCCGGCGGCCAACGACTTCGCCCGCAGGATGGCCGAAGCCACCGGCGGCGTCGCCGCCAACTCCATCGTGGAATCCCTGTTCAACATCCCGACCACAGCGCACTGCATGGGCGGCGCGGCCATGGCGGCCTCGCCGGAGGCCGGGGTCTGCGACGGGCGCAATCGGGTCTTCGGCTACCGCAACATGTACATCTGTGACGGGTCGGTGCTGAGCGCCAACCTCGGCGTCAATCCGAGCCTGACGATCGCCGCCTTGACCGAGCATGCCATGAGCCACATCCCCCAGGCCGCGCGCCAGACCTGGACCGCAGAGGCGGGGCAGCCGTGAGCACGCTCTCAGCCGCGCCCCTGTCCGGCGTCGAGACCAACGCGGAAGCCTTGCACCGGCGCCTTGCCGAACAGCGCGAGGCCTTTCGCCGGACCGCGCCCCGGGACCATGCCGCGCGCATAGAGGCCCTGGGCACCCTCGAGTCCGTCCTGCTTCGGAACGAGGCTGCGCTCGTCGAGTCGCTGAACCGGGATTTCGGCGCGCGGGCGCGGCAGGAAACACAGATCCTGGAGATCTTCCCGACCCTGGATGAGATCCGGCACATCAAGCGCCACCTCAGGGATTGGATGCGGCCGCGTTCTGTCCTGGCCAACTGGCAGGTCTGGCCCAGCCGCGCCCGGGTCGTCTCTCAGCCGCTGGGCGTCGTCGGCATCCTCGGCGCCTGGAACTATCCGGTCCTGCTCACCCTGTCGCCTCTGGCCAACGCGCTGGCGGCCGGCAACCACGCGATGGTCAAGCCTTCCGAACTGGCCCCGGCGACCGCCGAGGTGATCGGCCGGATGATCGCGGAGGCTTTTCCGCCGGACTACGTGACCGTGGTCACCGGCGGTGCGGAGATCGGCGCTGCCTTCTCGGCTCTGCCCTTCGATCACATTCTCTTCACCGGCTCGGCACGGGTCGGAAAGCTAGTCATGGCCGCGGCCGCGGAGAACCTGACCCCCGTCACGCTCGAACTGGGCGGCAAGTCGCCGGCCGTGGTCCACGAGGACTATCCCGTCGCGCAGGCGGCCGAACGAATCTGCGCCGCCAAGATCTGGAACGCCGGGCAGACCTGCGTGGCGCCGGACTACGCGCTCGTGCCGGGCCGGTTGAAGGAAGCCTTCGTGCGGGAGGCGACGGCGGCGATCGCTCGCCGCCTGCCGCATCTCGGCGCCGGGTCGGACTACACCCGCATCATCAACGGCCCGGCCTGGGAGCGCATGACGGCGCTGGTCGACGACGCCCGCGACCGAGGCGCGGAGATCATTCAGGTCAATCCCGCGTCCGAGGCCTGGAGCGCGGAGAACCGCATCTTCCCGCCGACCCTGCTGACCAATGTGAACGACGATATGCGCGTCATGCAGGAGGAGATCTTCGGCCCCGTCCTGCCCATCGTCACCTACGAGGGACTCGATAAGGCGATCGACTACGTTAACGACCGGCCCCGTCCGCTGGCGCTCTACTACTTCGACACCGATGCGGCCCGCGTGCGTCGGGTTCTTGAGAGCACGACCTCCGGAGGGGTCACGGTGAACGACTGCATGTTCCATGTGGTCCAGAACAACCTGCCCTTCGGCGGCGTCGGGCCGAGCGGCATGGGCGCCTACCACGGCATCGACGGCTTCCGCACCTTCTCGAAGAAGAAGGGCGTGTTGTTGCAAAGCGGGCTGACCGCTTCGATGCTCGGCCGCTTCATCAAACCGCCCTACACGAAGTGGTCCGACCGGATGATCCGCTTCCTGATCGGGCGGCCGAAGCCTTAAGCGTCGCCTGCCGGTTGACAGACCGTTTCTCGCAACTCAGGCTGAGCGCACGACGAATCGCAGTCGAGCGCGCTTGATGACCGTCGCGTCAGATGCCTCGCTTGAATTGCGCAAGGCAATGCCAAGACAAGGGAAGACACATCTCATGGTAACGGTTGCAGAAGTACAAAAGCGCCTCGATGCGGAGATGAAGCGTCTCGAGGCGGCCTCGAACGATGCCCTGTCTCACGTCCGTAAGGCTTCGATGCAGGCGCGCGCAAAGCTAGAGGTCCTCGAGAAGGCTTTGTCCGACGGGTCGGCTGCGAAAGAGGTGAAGGCGCGCATGCGGGCCGTCGAGAAGGAACTGCGCGCGCTGCAAAAGGCCTCACAGAAGGAATACGCGAACATCGTCAAGGCGACGGAGCGGGAGTACAAGGCTCTGGTGAAGTCGTCCAGCAAGATCGCCAGCACGCTGCTCTCCTCTTCGTCCGCGAAGAAGCCTAAGAAAAAGACTTCGTCGAAAAAGGCGGCGGCCAAGAAGTCGGCGGCCAAGAGGCCCGCGGCGAAGAAAGCAGCCGCCAAGCGTCCGGCCGCCCGGAAATCGGTGGCGAAGCGCCCGGCCGCGAAGAAGGCCCCGGCGAAGCGTCCCGCGGCGAAAAAGGCTCCGGCCAAACGTCCGGCTGCGAAGAAGGCCCCGGCGAAGCGTCCCCCGGCGAAGCGTCCCGCGGCGAAGAAGGCCCCGGCCAGCAGGCCTCGAGCGGCCAAAAGCGGCGTCTAGGGCGTTATCCGATCAGATTGAATCGCTTCGCGATCAATCTGGCCGGATGTAACGCCCTTGCTTCAAAATCTTAGCGCACTACTCCCGGCCAGACGCGAACGCGTCTGATCGGGAAGTGCGCTAGCCGGCGGCCGAAAGGCGCCGACACCCGCCGGTCGCGCCTGCGATGTCTTTGGGAAGCGATGCCGGGCTACGCCAGGTCTCGCGGAGTCACGAAGCTGTGCAAGCGGCAAGTCCCCGAGCCGAGGTTCCGCCAACGCGGCGGCTGGACCACCAGGATAGCCAGCGCGCCGGCCGGGAACGCCGCCGCCATTCTGGCCAAGGCCTCGGCGTCGCCCTTTCCGGCGAGCCGGAGCGCCAGGGACTGCAGACCCGGGTTGTGGCCGATCAGCATCGCTGAGGAGACGGACTCCGGCAGGCGGGAGAGTCGGGCCAGCAGTTTCTTCGGGCCGCCGTCGTAGATCTGCTCGTCGAAATCCGGCTTTGCCGGTTCGTAGAAGGCCGTTGCGATGGCGGTCAGGGTCTGCCGGGTCCGCGTTGCCGGGGAGCAAAGAACCAGGTCCGGCTCGACGTCGGCCAGGCGCAGGTAATCCCGCAGGACTTCGCAGTCGGCCAGACCGCGTTTGGTCAGGGGCCGGTCGAAGTCGGCCAGGGTCCGGTCCGCCCGGCTCGACCTGGCGTGGCGCAGGAGATAGAGCAGCCGCAGGGTCTCGATCCGGGTGACCTCGGCGGCATTGGTCTTCGCCTTGGCGAGCCACTCGGGCAGGCGCCCGAGGAGCCGGCGCAGCTTCTTGCCCTCGAGCCGCTCGATCGCCGCGCTCAGCGGCAGCCATTCCCGGCGTCGGATGCCGGCCTCCGGCCAGGTCTCCAACTCGGCCGTGACCCGCATGGGGAAGACCTCGATCCGGCAGGTGCCGCCCCACTTGTCCTGGCGGTAGCGGCCAAGGCTGCGCGTCGAGACCGCACCCTCGATTCCGGCCTCCTCGCGCGCTTCCTTGGCGGCCGAGACGGGCGGGGTCATCCCCGGCTCGACGATTCCCTTGGGCAGCACCCAGCGCTTCCCGCTGCGCGAGGTGATCAGCAGGACCTCGGGATCGCCGTTACGCAGACGGTAAGGCAAGACCGCGGATTGCCGGTAGACCCAATCCGGATAGTTGATCATGACCTGCCCCGCTCAATGGATCGCGGCGATGAAGATGCCGGCGAAGATCGCCGAGGTGATGACTCCGCTGATGCTCGCACCTAAGGCGTGCGGCAGGACCACCGCATCGGGCGTGACCTCGGCCACGCACTTCTGCGCCACCTTGGCGGTCGTCGGCAGGCAGCTCACCCCGGCAATGCCGATCACCGGATTGTACTTCTTGCCGGTGGCGAAGTAGAGGATGTAGCCGCCGGCCAATCCGCCGAGGCCGGAGATGGCCAACGCCAGGATGCCGAGCAGCAGGAGCACCAGGACGTCGGGATTGAGGATCGTGTTTGCCTCGCAGAGCACGCCCAGGAGCAGGCCGAGGAAGAAGGTGGCGCCGTAGAGCAGGGGTCCGCTGAAGAGCTCGGCGTAGTTCCTGAGGTTGCTCTCGCGCACCACCACGCCGATGAAAAGCGACAAGAACAGAGGTGCTGCCACCGGAAACAGCAGGCAGAGCAAGGTGCAGGCTGCGACGCAGAAGACGATCTTCTCGCCCGGGCTGACCTTGCGGACCGGCTCCGGCGGCATCTTCAGGCCGCGGATGTGCCGCGGCACCAGCAGCTTGATCATGTAGGGATAGCCGCCGTAGGTGAGGCCCAGATAGAGGTAGGCCACCACCGTGATCGGCACGAAGAGCTCATCCGAAAGGATCAGCGAGGTGAAGAGGATCATCGGCCCGTCGGCGCCGCCGATGGTGGCGACGGCGGCCGAGTCCTCGAGCGAGAGCCCGAAGGCCCGGGCCAGGGGGAAGGCGACCACGGTGCCGAGCTCGGCGCAGAGCGCGATGAACATGCTCTGGAAGGGCCGTGCCATGACGTAGCCGACATCGAGCAGCGCGCCGATCCCCATGAAGACCAGGCAGGCGATCAGGCCGTTCGAGAAGGTCAGAGTGTAGATCGGCTGCAGCCAGTCGATCTGCAGGACGGTCATCAGCGCCGACGGCTCCTCGACCAGGGGATCGACGAAGAGGTTGCCCTGCCGACCGTCCTCGAGGAACAGCACGCCGGCGTTGACCGTGGCCATGCCGAGTCCCATGGGGATCATCAGCAGCCCCTCGAGCACCCCTTTGCGCCCGAGGTAGATCAGCAGCATGCCCAGGGCGATCAGGAAGAGGCGCATGGCGATCACCTCGGGCTCCGCGGCCGCGAGGGTGGCCAGGCCCTGGAAGATGTCGAGGAGGTCGAGGTTCTCCATGTCCGGGACGCCCGGCGTATCGGCGCTCAGGCGATCGTCAGCAGCGTCTGGCCGGCCTCGACGGCCTCGCCCGCAGTGACCGCGATGGCGGCGACCTTGCCGCTCCGGCCGGCCTTGACCATGGTCTTGGTCTTCATCGCCTCCAAAGTGGCGACCCGGGTGTCGGCCTCGACCGCGGCGCCGGTCTCGACGTCGATCGAGACCACGACGCCGGCCAGCGGGCTGACCACGTCGCCGGGGCCGGCCGTCGGTCGCGGTTCTGCAATCGCCGCCGCGGGCGCAGAGACCCCGGCCGCGGGCCGACTCGGTCCAGCCGGTGCGCCGCGCATGGTGTCACGGTCGGGATAGAGACCGCCGGCGTCCTCGGTGATCTCTTCGACGACGACGTCGTAATCGCGGCCCTCGACGCTGATCTTGAATCTTCTCTGCATCGGCCTTTCCCCTGCGACCTCTCGTCCTCGTTCCGGCTCAGCGTTTCGGCGTGCGCGTCACCGCGTGCGATGTCTGGTGGATCATGCGGCCTTCTGCGCTCCAGGCGGTGGCGCGGCCGCGGTCCTCGATGTGGATGATGTGGCGCGGGCCGACGACCGCCGCCACCGCCGCGGCGATCGCGGCCAGGTGCTCGGGCGGCACGGCGGTGGCGTCGGGCGCCGCAGGGCGCGGCACCGGCACCGCGTCTTCCCGGCGCAGCAGCGGCAGGGCGACCACGATGCCCTTGATCAGGGCCGCGACCAGGAAGGAGATCACGATGGCCAGGCCGTAGATCGTGATCGAGAGGTAGATCGGCTCGTTCATGCCTGCCGCGCGCCCCTGGGGGCGCTTCTCCTACATCGGGTTGTTTCCGTGCTTCTTGGGTGGCCGCAGCTCGCGCTTGGTCAGCGCCTTGCGCAGCGACAGCGCCAGCATCCACCGGGTTGCCGCCGGCTCGATCACGTCGGTGATGTAGCCGTGGGAGGCGGAGAGGTAGGGCGAGGCGACCTCGCGCCGGTAGTCGGCGGCCAGTTCCGCGGCCCGCGCCGCCGGGTCCTCGGCCTCCTTGAGCTCCTTGCGGTGCAGGATCTTGACGGCGCCCTCGGCGCCCATGACCGCGATTTCCGCCGTCGGCCAGGCATAGACGAAGTCGGCGCCCATCTCGAGCGCGCACATGGCGAGGTAGGCGCCGCCGTAGGCCTTGCGCAGGATCACGGTCAGCTTCGGCACGGTCGCCGCGGCGTAGGCGTAGAGCATCTTGGCGCCGTGGCGGATGATGCCGCCGCGCTCCTGCTCGACCCCTGGCAGGAAGCCGGGCACGTCGACAAGGGTCACCAGGGGGATGTTGAAGATGTTGCAGGTCCGCACGAAGCGCGAGGCCTTGTCCGAGGCGTCGATGTCCAATGCGCCGGCCTTGACCTGCGGCTGGTTGGCGACGATGCCGACCACGATGCCCTCGATGCGTCCGAAGCCGACGATCAGGTTCCCGGCCCAGCCGGCGTGGATCTCCAGGAAGCGCCCGCCGTCGACCAGGCGGTCGATCACCGCGCGGGTGTCCAGGGGCTCGCCGATGTCCTGTGGAATCAGGGCGTCCATGCCCGGGTCGGGCTCGAGCGCCAGGTCCTCGGAGGGGCGATGCGGCGGGTCCTCGGTGTTGTTCGAGGGCAGGTAGTCGAGCAGTTCGCGGACCAATTCGATGGCGTGGCCGTCGTCGCGGGCGACCAGGTGCACGTTGCCGCTGACCCCGGCGTGCA harbors:
- a CDS encoding SDR family oxidoreductase, whose translation is MIYLVTGASGFIGRRLVRKLLSRSGSTAYFLMRDASPARCEALRAFWEVDKTRAIPVVGDLNKPGLGLSDSDREMLAGRVDHVFHLAAVYDLNADPEIEVATNVAGTRNAVELAQAIGAGHFHHMSSIAAAGLYPGVFREDMFEEATKLEHPYFASKHEAEKVVRSACKIPWRIYRPGIVVGDSRSGEMDKIDGPYYFFKPIQKIRGLLPPWMPTIGIEGGRINLVPVDFVVDALDHIAHLEGQDGRCFHLTDPHPRRFGDVLSIFARAAHAPAMTLRINAALFEMVPKGLAKGLSSLSPVRRIQRAVMKDLGLPEGIFTFVNYPTRFDCRDAEALLEPAGISVPPLEDYAWRLWDYWERHLDPDLFVERSLRGRVAGRVVLVTGGSSGVGKATALRIAEAGATTIIIARDPQKLEATQQEAAARGLELITYAADLTDAEQCAALAQTLVEAHGGVDILVNNAGRSIRRSIENSYDRMHDFERMMAINYFGAVRLTMALLPAMAKKRRGQVINISSIGVLTNAPRFSAYVASKSALEAWTRCAASEFVDRGIEFTTINLPLVRTPMTAPTEIYKHFPTLTPEEAAGFVVEAITRKPVRIATRLGIFGQVLHALAPHIAQIVNNTAFRMFPDSAAARGSKGEKEAPTADQVALTQLLRGVHF
- a CDS encoding GMC family oxidoreductase — its product is MRDGAVPHDYDFIVIGSGFGGSVSALRLVEKGYRVAVVEMGRRWTPETLPESNWSLARWIWRPGLGLRGFFSLRLFRHVMVLHGNAVGGGSITYAGTLMVPPDSVWDEGTWAGLADWKTVLPAHFDTAKRMLGVTTNRIFGRSDERLKAMAEAEGVADTFFPTEVGVFFGEAGDPPGTRYPDPFFGGQGPARRSCTGCGGCMMGCRRGAKNTLDQNYLFLAEAKGAELRAETKVVDVRPIGASPDGGTGYEVFTRPSTRLLGSGTGRLTCRGVVFAASSLGTQDLLFRLKQGGSLPRISTALGRHLRTNAESLIGVRYPGASDDYSEGIAIGSGIQLDRHTQIQVVRYPRGSDALGVLLTVMAPGTGGWFRVFSWLWTLLRLLATRPVSTLRTLLPFRFARETMIFLCMQNLEGELTMRLKRPWYWPFRRTLVTEGDAIPTFIPAANDFARRMAEATGGVAANSIVESLFNIPTTAHCMGGAAMAASPEAGVCDGRNRVFGYRNMYICDGSVLSANLGVNPSLTIAALTEHAMSHIPQAARQTWTAEAGQP
- a CDS encoding phasin family protein, encoding MAQKLKKLAGESSDSELSATIRDSASNIWLAGLGAFVKAQAEGGKVFDALVKEGEKFQKRAKKVADDKVVEMNERASSTWDKLEQVFEDRVARALHSLNVPTKKDIDTLSKRVEKLTTLVEELSAGPAQAAPKPRARRTTKAAG
- a CDS encoding AMP-binding protein produces the protein MEKIWLASYPSGVPKTIDLNDYRSLGDLFERSTAAYADKIAYVNMDKAMTYGELERLSRAFAAYLQGELNLAPGARVALMMPNSLQYPVALFAALRAGYTVVSCNPLYTARELEHQLKDSGAEAIVIMENFASVLQEAVASTRVKHVIVTRLGDMLGFPKSSLVNFVVKFVKKMVPPWHIAGALRFPEVLAKGLTLELKPVETGHDDVAFLQYTGGTTGVPKGAMLTHRNMLANVQQSLAWVKPFAKPGEEIIITALPLYHIFALTANCLTFLALGAKNVLITNPRDIPTFVKELAKHRFSAITGVNTLFNALLNHPDFARLDFSQLRLALSGGMALHETVAEKWKEVTGHPLIEAYGLTEASPAVTINPMDHTERRGSIGLPVPSTEVSIRDDDGKEVAVGAPGELCVRGPQVMKGYWNRPEETARVMTADGFLLTGDVAEIDEAGFIRVVDRKKDMILVSGFNVYPNEIEEIVSKHPGVLEVGAVGTPDAKTGEAIKVAVVRKDPNLTAEEVIAFCRRSLTGYKVPRRIEFRDELPKTNIGKVLRRALREEAH
- a CDS encoding alpha/beta fold hydrolase, which codes for MLARWLRLALALVAILALGGALPGTPSGLGLGAAAAMGAGVLLLVVSAVVAVSYGFALRHAYSAAPDQRATLRRACQAVALEWLATLVLFVVIQPFERWWMGPESRGSRGQAQPPLLLIPGYFCNRGVWWWLRRGLRAQGRSVATIDLEPPLGDIEVLAEGLAARVRSLLAETGADQVALVGHSMGGLVARAYLRRHGDGRVAKLITLGTPHHGTELARIGLGRNARQMEPESAWLRKLAETEPLPVPALSVWSVRDNYVMPQDSSRLAGAREIALPSLGHLSMLFSPKVLEILLEETAAPTSAF